In Pseudomonas grandcourensis, the DNA window AGTACGACAACTGCTGCTGGAAACTGCGCCTGATCAACCGTTACTGGGTTTCCTATGACGAGTTCAGTCAGGAAGCACCGCAAAACGAAAAAGGCGACCATGGCGTCTTCCTCCAAATTGTTCTGAAGGGGCTCGGCGGCCTGACTGGCGCCAAAGTAGAGAGCTTCCTCGACAAAGGCATTCAAGGTTATCGTGAACGTGAAGACCAAGCTTTCTGATTGTCTGCGCCCGCTGATGCTGGGCGCGCTGTTCCTGAGTACGGCGGCCAGTGCCGCTGTACAGTCCATCGATAAAGTGGTGGCCATCGTCGACAACGACGTGGTCATGCAGAGCCAACTGGACCAACGCGTTCATGAAGTTCAGCAAACCATCTCCAAGCGTGGTTCTGCCGTGCCGCCGGCCAGCGTGCTGGAGCAGCAGGTACTAGAGCGCCTGATCGTCGAAAACCTGCAATTGCAGATCGGCGAGCGCTCCGGTATCCGCATTACCGATGAAGAGTTGAACCAGGCTGTCGGCACCATTGCCCAACGCAACAACATGTCGGTCGAGCAGTTCCGCGCCGCCCTGACTCGCGACGGTCTGTCCTACGACGACGCACGTGAGCAGATTCGCCGCGAAATGGTCATCAGCCGCGTACGCCAGCGTCGGGTCGCCGAACGCATTCAGGTCTCCGAGCAGGAAGTGAAGAACTTCCTCGCATCCGACCTGGGCAAAATGCAGCTGTCTGAAGAGTTCCGCCTGGCCAACATCCTGATTCCCACGCCGGAAAGCGCCAACTCCGACGCGATTCAGAATGCAGCCAAACAGGCCGATGCGATTTACCAGCAGCTCAAGCAAGGCGCTGACTTCGGTCAGTTGGCAATCGCCAAGTCTGCCAGCGAAACCGCACTGGAAGGTGGTGACATGGGCTGGCGTAAAGCCGCTCAATTGCCTCCGCCGTTCGATCGTCTGTTGAGCACCATGCCGGTGGGTGATGTCACCCAGCCAATGCGCACCCCGGGCGGCTTCATCATCCTGAAGATCCTCGAAAAGCGCGGCGGCCAGACCCAGATGCGCGACGAAGTGCATGTGCGCCACATCCTGGTCAAGCCGAGTCCGATTCGCGACGAAGCAAAAACCAAGGCCCTGGCGGAGTCGCTCTACAGCCGTATCGAGGCTGGCGAAGACTTCGGCGAGCTGGCGAAAAGCTACTCGGAAGACCCGGGTTCCGCCCTCAACGGCGGCGACCTGAACTGGATCGACCCGAGCGTACTGGTGCCCGAGTTCCGCGAAGTGATGGCCAAGACCCCGCAAGGTCAGCTGTCCAAGCCGTTCCAGACACAATACGGCTGGCATGTCCTGGAAGTCCTTGGCCGTCGCGCCACCGACAGCACTACACAGGCTCGCGAACAGCAAGCAATGACCGTTTTGCGTAACCGCAAATACGACGAAGAGCTGCAGACCTGGCTGCGTCAGATCCGTGACGAAGCGTACGTGGAAATCAAACTCCCTGGCGCCGACCAGGCAGCACAGTGAAAACCCAACGTTTCGCGCTGACACCCGGCGAACCGGCAGGCATAGGTCCCGACCTGTGCCTGCTGCTCGCCTCGCAAGCCCAGCCTCACCCCCTGATTGCCATTACCAGCCGCGACCTGCTCATCGAGCGGGCCGCGCAACTGGGCGTGGCTGTCGATTTGCTGCCGGTCACACCGGACAACTGGCCGGATGCACCCGCGCCAGCCAACAGCCTGTATGTCTGGGATACACCGCTCAATGCCAAGGTCGTCGCCGGGCAACTGGACAAGGCCAATGCCGCCTTCGTACTGGAAACCCTGACCCGCGCCGGCCAGGGCTGCCTGGACGGAGATTTCGCGGGTATGATTACCGCGCCGGTGCACAAGGGCGTCATCAACGAATCCGGCATCGCCTTTTCCGGGCATACGGAATTCCTCGCCGATCTGACCCACACCGAGCAAGTCGTGATGATGCTGGCCACACGCGGTTTGCGCGTAGCCCTGGTGACCACTCACCTGCCCCTTCGCGAGATTGCCGACGCAATTACGCCGGAGCGTCTGGAACGCGTCACGCGGATCCTGCACGCCGACTTGCAAAACAAGTTCGGCATCGCCCGGCCACGCATCCTGGTCTGCGGGCTCAACCCCCATGCCGGCGAAGGCGGACACCTGGGCCATGAAGAAATCGATATCATCGAACCCACATTAGAGCGCCTGCGCGGCGAGGGCATGGACCTTCGTGGTCCCCTGCCCGCCGACACTCTGTTTACCCCAAAATATCTGGAGCACTGCGATGCGGTGCTGGCGATGTACCATGACCAGGGCCTGCCGGTGCTGAAGTACAAAGGCTTCGGCGCGGCAGTCAACGTGACCCTCGGCTTGCCGATCATCCGCACATCGGTCGACCACGGCACAGCCCTGGACCTGGCCGGCAGCGGCAAGATCGACACCGGCAGCCTGCAAGTCGCCCTGGAAACCGCCTACCAGATGGCCGAGACCCGTTTATGACCGAGCAATACCAACACAAGGCGCGCAAACGCTTTGGCCAGAACTTCCTGCACGATGCCGGCGTTATCGACCGCATCCTGCGCTCCATTCATGCCAAGGCAGAAGACCGCCTGCTGGAAATCGGCCCGGGCCAGGGCGCACTGACCCAAGGCCTGCTCAGCAGCGGCGCGCAACTCGATGTGGTGGAGCTGGACAAGGACCTGATCCCGATCCTCAACCAGCAGTTTGCCGGCAAGAGCAACTTCAACCTGCATCAGGGCGATGCGCTGAAGTTCGACTTCAACAGCCTCAATGCCGCGCCAGGCAGCCTGCGAGTGGTCGGCAACCTGCCGTACAACATCTCCACGCCGCTGATTTTTCACCTGTTGCACAACTCGCACCTGATCCGCGACATGCACTTCATGCTGCAAAAGGAAGTGGTCGAGCGCCTGGCTGCCGGTCCTGGTGGTGGTGACTGGGGCCGCTTGTCGATCATGGTTCAGTACCACTGCCGGGTCGAGCACCTGTTCAACGTCGGCCCGGGCGCGTTCAACCCGCCGCCGAAAGTCGACTCGGCCATCGTGCGCCTGGTGCCCCACGCGGTACTCCCGCACCCGGCCAAGGATCACCGCCTGCTGGAACGCGTCGTGCGCGAAGCGTTCAACCAGCGCCGCAAAACCCTGCGCAACACCCTCAAGCTGCTGATGAGCAATGCCGAAATCGAAGCCGCCGGCGTCGACGGCAGCCTGCGTCCCGAGCAACTCGACCTGGCCGCGTTCGTGCGCCTGGCCGACAAGCTCAGCGAACAAAAGCCTGCCGCAGACTGACAGGCGATGAGCGCTATCGGGTAGGACGCCACTCTGGTCTACTACCCGATACTTGGCCTAGACTGAACCCCAACAGCTACGCCCCGCGTCCCGCTTCGTTTTTAAGGCCCCTTGCATGTCCGATCCTCGCTATCAGGTCGACGTCAGCGTCGTCACCCGCTATCTGGCAGAACAATCGCAACCCGAGCACGAGCGCTTTGCCTTCGCCTACACCATCACCGTGCAAAACAATGGCGAAATGCCCGCCAAACTGCTTTCACGACACTGGGTCATCACCGATGGTGACGGGCATGTCGAAGAAGTGCGCGGCGCAGGCGTCGTCGGCCAGCAACCGCTGATCGACCCCGGCAAGAGCCACACCTACAGCAGTGGCACGGTCATGACCACCAAGGTCGGCACCATGCAAGGCACCTATCAGATGCTGTCCGACGACGGCAAACATTTCGATGCCATCATCGCGCCCTTCCGCCTGGCGGTGCCCGGAGCCCTGCACTGATGGCAACCTACGCTGTCGGTGACCTGCAAGGCTGTCTTCAAGCCCTGCAATGCCTGCTCAAACAAGTGGCGTTCGACCCACAACGGGATCGTCTGTGGCTGGTGGGCGACCTGGTCAACCGCGGCCCGCAGTCGCTGGAAACCTTGCGCTTCCTCTACAGCATTCGCGAATCGTTGGTGTGCGTACTCGGCAACCACGACCTGCACCTGCTGGCGGCCGGACGCAACATCGAACGCCTGAAGAAAGCCGACACCCTGCGCGAGATCATTGAAGCGCCCGATAGCGCCGAACTGCTCGAATGGCTGCGCCAGCAAAAGCTCATGCACTACGACGAACAGCGCAACCTTGCACTGGTCCATGCCGGCATTCCACCACAGTGGTCGCTGCGCAAAGCCTTGAAATATGCTGCCGAAGTCGAGACCGCCTTGCGTGATGACAACCTGTTGCCGCCCTACCTCGATGGCATGTACGGCAACGATCCGGCGAAATGGGACAACGACCTCAAAGGCGTGACGCGCCTGCGGGTGATCACCAACTATTTCACGCGCATGCGCTTTTGTACTGCCGAAGGCAAACTCGACCTCAAGAGCAAGGAAGGCCTCGATACCGCACCGCCTGGCTACAAGCCCTGGTTCCAGCACAAGGAACGCAAGACCAAGAACCTGAAGATCATCTTCGGTCACTGGGCAGCGCTGGAAGGCAACGTCGAAGAGCCAGGTATCTCGGCCCTCGACACCGGTTGCGTCTGGGGCGGCGCCCTGACCCTGATGAACGTCGACAGCTTTGAGCGCCTGTCCTGCAAATGCGACGAACACGGTCATGCCGTGCCGCCAGTCGCCTCATTCATTCCCCAAACATCGCCAGCCAGCGCCCCGCGCTAGACTGCCCATTCAGCCGAGCCACAGGAGCCCGCCATGAGCGAATTCAAACGTATCCCCCCGGAACAGGCCCAGGCCCTGCGCGAACAAGGCGCAGTGGTGGTCGACGTCCGCGATCCGGCCACTTTTGCCGCCCTGCACATCGCAGGCTCGAAGCATCTGGACAACCACTCCCTGCACGCCTTCATCCAGGGTGCCGACCTCGATGCACCGACCGTGGTGGTCTGCTATCACGGCAATTCCAGCCAGGGCGCGGCCGCCTACCTGATCAGCCAGGGCTTCTCCGACGTCTACAGCATGGATGGCGGATTCGAGCTGTGGCGTACGACGTATCCTGCGGAAACGGCTCAAGGCACCACTGAATAATTTTTTTGTAACGTTGCAAGCCCCGGCTCCCGCGGGCTGGCGCAGTGGCAGACGAACGGTCTGCCACAACAAATTACGTATCTCGCCTTTACCTCCCGAATTCCCAACTATCCTTAAGCCCAGGCCATCCAAAACAGGGGAGAGCCGGTACACCGGCGCACGGGTCATCGGGAGTAGCTTTCGGAGTAGTCAGCTCCGGGAGAGTTCTGGGGGGTAAACAGCAATCGCCTGTTCGGTTGCTGCCAGCATCGACTGAGTGATCCGGCGTCGGCTCCACGTATCGAGCGAGGTGACGTCATGAGTATCTTTAGCCACTTCCAACAACGCTTCGAGTCCACACGCCAGGAAGAACTCTCCCTGCAAGAGTATCTTGAGCTGTGCAAAAAAGACCGCAGCGCCTACGCTTCAGCCGCCGAGCGCCTACTGCTGGCCATCGGTGAACCGGAACTGCTCGACACCTCGACCAACTCGAGACTGTCGCGCATCTTCTCCAACAAGGTCATCCGCCGCTATCCGGCCTTTGAAGACTTCCACGGGATGGAAGAATGCATCGACCAGATCGTGTCGTATTTCCGCCACGCCGCTCAGGGCCTGGAAGAGAAGAAACAGATCCTTTACCTGCTCGGCCCTGTCGGTGGTGGTAAATCGTCCCTGGCCGAAAAGCTCAAGCAACTGATGGAAAAAGTGCCCTTCTATGCCATCAAGGGCTCGCCGGTTTTCGAGTCGCCCCTGGGTCTGTTCAACTCCACTGAAGATGGAGCGATCCTCGAGGAAGACTTCGGCATTCCACGGCGCTACCTCAACACCATCATGTCGCCATGGGCGACCAAGCGCCTGGCCGAATTCGGTGGCGACATCAGTCAGTTCCGCGTGGTGAAACTCTATCCGTCGATCCTCAACCAGATCGCCGTGGCCAAGACCGAACCAGGCGATGAAAACAACCAGGACATCTCGGCACTGGTGGGTAAGGTCGATATCCGCAAACTGGAAGAATTCCCGCAGAACGACGCTGATGCATACAGCTACTCGGGCGCACTGTGCCGGTCCAACCAGGGCCTGATGGAATTCGTCGAAATGTTCAAGGCACCGATCAAGGTGCTGCACCCACTGCTGACCGCCACCCAGGAAGGCAACTACAACAGTACCGAAGGCCTCGGCGCGATTCCGTTCACCGGGATCCTGCTGGCTCACTCCAACGAATCGGAGTGGCACACCTTCCGCAACAACAAGAACAACGAAGCCTTCATCGACCGGATCTACATCGTCAAAGTGCCGTACTGCCTGCGGGTCAGTGACGAAGTGAAGATCTACGACAAGCTGCTGTTCAACAGTTCGCTGGCCAAGGCGCATTGCGCGCCGGATACCCTGAAGATGCTGGCCCAGTTCACCGTGCTCTCGCGCCTCAAGGAGCCGGAAAACTCCAACATCTACTCGAAGATGCGCGTGTACGACGGCGAGAACCTCAAGGACACCGATCCGAAAGCCAAGTCGATCCAGGAGTACCGCGACAATGCGGGCGTCGACGAAGGCATGAACGGACTCTCGACCCGCTTCGCGTTCAAGATCCTGTCGAAGGTGTTCAACTTCGATCCGCACGAAATTGCCGCCAACCCGGTGCACTTGCTCTACGTGCTGGAACAACAGATCGAACAGGAACAGTTCCAGGCCGAGACCCGCGAACGCTATCTGCGCTTCCTCAAGGAGTACCTGGCACCGCGCTACATCGAATTCATCGGCAAGGAGATCCAGACTGCCTACCTCGAGTCCTACAGCGAGTACGGCCAGAACATCTTCGATCGTTACGTGCTGTACGCCGACTTCTGGATCCAGGACCAGGAATACCGCGACCCGGAAACCGGCGAGATCCTCAACCGCGTAGCGTTGAACGAAGAACTGGAGAAAATCGAAAAACCGGCCGGCATCAGCAATCCGAAGGACTTCCGCAACGAAATCGTCAACTTCGTCCTGCGCGCCCGGGCCAACAACAACGGCAAGAACCCGACCTGGCTCAGCTACGAAAAACTGCGGGTGGTCATCGAGAAGAAAATGTTCTCCAACACCGAGGACCTGCTGCCAGTCATCAGCTTCAATGCCAAGGCCAGCAAAGAGGACCAGCAGAAACACAACGACTTCGTCACACGGATGGTCGAGCGGGGCTATACCGACAAACAGGTACGACTGCTGTCCGAGTGGTACCTGCGGGTCAGAAAATCACAATAACCCGCTGCCGGTCAGACCGGTTGTCGTCAGCCAGAGACCTGTGTGCGCTTTTTCTGTTACACAGGCCTCTGGAAGGTGTTCGAAAGTCGGTAGCGAGTTCAGGCAGCATCCAAAGCGCTTGGGGGAGCGTTCAACATCCCTCGGCTCTCGGTTCGATGCTGTATCACCGCTCGCCCCTTTCAGGACAGCTTCTAAGGAGCAGTCATGAGCTATGTGATCGACCGACGTCTCAATGGCAAGAACAAGAGCACGGTGAACCGCCAGCGGTTTCTGCGGCGCTACCGTGATCACATCAAGAAGGCTGTCGAAGAGGCGGTCAGCCGGCGCTCCATTACCGATATGGAACACGGCGAACAAATCAGCATTCCCGGCCGCGACATCGACGAGCCGGTGCTTCACCACGGTCGCGGTGGCAAGCAGACGGTCGTACATCCGGGCAACAAGGAATTCACCACTGGCGAGCATATCGCCCGTCCACCGGGAGGCGGCGGCGGTCGAGGCCCCGGCAAGGCCGGCAATTCCGGCGAAGGGATGGACGAATTCGTCTTCCAGATCACCCAGGAAGAGTTCCTCGAGTTCATGTTCGAGGACCTCGAACTGCCCAACCTGGTCAAGCGCAACCTGACCGGCACCGACACCTTCAAGACCGTGCGGGCCGGGATCAGCAACGAGGGCAACCCGTCGCGGATCAACATCATCCGTACTCTGCGTTCGGCTCACGCCCGGCGCATCGCCCTGTCCGGCAGCAGCCGGGCAAAACTGCGTGAAGCAAAGGAAGAACTTCTGCGACTCAAGCTGGAAGAACCAGATAACTTCGGCGATATTCAGGAAATTGAAGCGGAAATCGAAAAACTCAGCGCGCGCATTCACCGCGTGCCGTTTCTCGACACGTTCGACCTCAAGTACAACCTGCTCATCAAACAACCCAACCCCAGTTCCAAGGCCGTGATGTTCTGCCTGATGGACGTGTCCGGCTCGATGACCCAGGCGACCAAGGACATCGCCAAGCGCTTCTTTATCCTGCTGTACCTGTTTCTCAAGCGTAACTACGAAAAGATCGACGTCGTGTTCATCCGCCATCACACCAGCGCCCGCGAAGTGGATGAAGAGGAATTTTTCTACTCCCGGGAAACCGGCGGCACCATCGTCTCCAGCGCCCTGAAACTGATGCAGGAGATCATGGCCGAACGTTATCCGAGCAACGAGTGGAACATCTATGCCGCCCAGGCCTCCGACGGTGACAACTGGAACGACGACTCTCCAATCTGCCGCGACATCCTGATCAACCAGATCATGCCATTCGTGCAGTACTACACTTACGTTGAGATCACCCCGCGCGAACACCAGGCCCTGTGGTTCGAGTACGAGCGCATCGCCGAAGCCTTTTCCGACACTTTTGCCCAGCAACAACTGGTCTCGGCCGGGGATATCTATCCGGTCTTCCGTGAACTCTTCCAGCGCAGGTTAGTGACATGACCGCCAAAGAGCAGAAACGCCAACCAATTTCCACCGGCTCCGAATGGACGTTCGAGCTGATCCAGGCCTACGACCGCGAAATCAGTCGTATTGCGGCTGGCTACGCACTCGATACGTACCCCAACCAGATCGAAGTGATCACCGCCGAACAGATGATGGACGCCTACGCCTCGGTCGGTATGCCGCTGGGTTATCACCACTGGTCCTACGGCAAACACTTCCTCAGCACTGAAAAATCCTACAGCCGCGGCCAGATGGGGCTGGCGTATGAGATCGTGATCAACTCCGACCCCTGCATCGCCTACCTGATGGAAGAAAACACCATCTGCATGCAGGCACTGGTGGTGGCTCATGCCTGCTATGGGCACAACAGCTTTTTCAAAGGCAACTACCTGTTCCGCACCTGGACCGACGCCAGTTCGATCATCGACTACCTGGTGTTTGCCAAGCAGTACATCATGCAATGCGAAGAACGCCACGGTATCGACGCAGTCGAGGACCTGCTCGACTCCTGCCATGCGCTGATGAACTATGGCGTCGACCGTTACAAACGCCCCTATCCGATTTCCGCGGAAGAAGAACGCCGTCGGCAAAAGGACCGGGAAGAACATT includes these proteins:
- the apaG gene encoding Co2+/Mg2+ efflux protein ApaG; its protein translation is MSDPRYQVDVSVVTRYLAEQSQPEHERFAFAYTITVQNNGEMPAKLLSRHWVITDGDGHVEEVRGAGVVGQQPLIDPGKSHTYSSGTVMTTKVGTMQGTYQMLSDDGKHFDAIIAPFRLAVPGALH
- a CDS encoding PrkA family serine protein kinase, with translation MSIFSHFQQRFESTRQEELSLQEYLELCKKDRSAYASAAERLLLAIGEPELLDTSTNSRLSRIFSNKVIRRYPAFEDFHGMEECIDQIVSYFRHAAQGLEEKKQILYLLGPVGGGKSSLAEKLKQLMEKVPFYAIKGSPVFESPLGLFNSTEDGAILEEDFGIPRRYLNTIMSPWATKRLAEFGGDISQFRVVKLYPSILNQIAVAKTEPGDENNQDISALVGKVDIRKLEEFPQNDADAYSYSGALCRSNQGLMEFVEMFKAPIKVLHPLLTATQEGNYNSTEGLGAIPFTGILLAHSNESEWHTFRNNKNNEAFIDRIYIVKVPYCLRVSDEVKIYDKLLFNSSLAKAHCAPDTLKMLAQFTVLSRLKEPENSNIYSKMRVYDGENLKDTDPKAKSIQEYRDNAGVDEGMNGLSTRFAFKILSKVFNFDPHEIAANPVHLLYVLEQQIEQEQFQAETRERYLRFLKEYLAPRYIEFIGKEIQTAYLESYSEYGQNIFDRYVLYADFWIQDQEYRDPETGEILNRVALNEELEKIEKPAGISNPKDFRNEIVNFVLRARANNNGKNPTWLSYEKLRVVIEKKMFSNTEDLLPVISFNAKASKEDQQKHNDFVTRMVERGYTDKQVRLLSEWYLRVRKSQ
- a CDS encoding symmetrical bis(5'-nucleosyl)-tetraphosphatase: MATYAVGDLQGCLQALQCLLKQVAFDPQRDRLWLVGDLVNRGPQSLETLRFLYSIRESLVCVLGNHDLHLLAAGRNIERLKKADTLREIIEAPDSAELLEWLRQQKLMHYDEQRNLALVHAGIPPQWSLRKALKYAAEVETALRDDNLLPPYLDGMYGNDPAKWDNDLKGVTRLRVITNYFTRMRFCTAEGKLDLKSKEGLDTAPPGYKPWFQHKERKTKNLKIIFGHWAALEGNVEEPGISALDTGCVWGGALTLMNVDSFERLSCKCDEHGHAVPPVASFIPQTSPASAPR
- the pdxA gene encoding 4-hydroxythreonine-4-phosphate dehydrogenase PdxA, which encodes MKTQRFALTPGEPAGIGPDLCLLLASQAQPHPLIAITSRDLLIERAAQLGVAVDLLPVTPDNWPDAPAPANSLYVWDTPLNAKVVAGQLDKANAAFVLETLTRAGQGCLDGDFAGMITAPVHKGVINESGIAFSGHTEFLADLTHTEQVVMMLATRGLRVALVTTHLPLREIADAITPERLERVTRILHADLQNKFGIARPRILVCGLNPHAGEGGHLGHEEIDIIEPTLERLRGEGMDLRGPLPADTLFTPKYLEHCDAVLAMYHDQGLPVLKYKGFGAAVNVTLGLPIIRTSVDHGTALDLAGSGKIDTGSLQVALETAYQMAETRL
- the glpE gene encoding thiosulfate sulfurtransferase GlpE; this encodes MSEFKRIPPEQAQALREQGAVVVDVRDPATFAALHIAGSKHLDNHSLHAFIQGADLDAPTVVVCYHGNSSQGAAAYLISQGFSDVYSMDGGFELWRTTYPAETAQGTTE
- the surA gene encoding peptidylprolyl isomerase SurA, which translates into the protein MKTKLSDCLRPLMLGALFLSTAASAAVQSIDKVVAIVDNDVVMQSQLDQRVHEVQQTISKRGSAVPPASVLEQQVLERLIVENLQLQIGERSGIRITDEELNQAVGTIAQRNNMSVEQFRAALTRDGLSYDDAREQIRREMVISRVRQRRVAERIQVSEQEVKNFLASDLGKMQLSEEFRLANILIPTPESANSDAIQNAAKQADAIYQQLKQGADFGQLAIAKSASETALEGGDMGWRKAAQLPPPFDRLLSTMPVGDVTQPMRTPGGFIILKILEKRGGQTQMRDEVHVRHILVKPSPIRDEAKTKALAESLYSRIEAGEDFGELAKSYSEDPGSALNGGDLNWIDPSVLVPEFREVMAKTPQGQLSKPFQTQYGWHVLEVLGRRATDSTTQAREQQAMTVLRNRKYDEELQTWLRQIRDEAYVEIKLPGADQAAQ
- a CDS encoding YeaH/YhbH family protein, whose translation is MSYVIDRRLNGKNKSTVNRQRFLRRYRDHIKKAVEEAVSRRSITDMEHGEQISIPGRDIDEPVLHHGRGGKQTVVHPGNKEFTTGEHIARPPGGGGGRGPGKAGNSGEGMDEFVFQITQEEFLEFMFEDLELPNLVKRNLTGTDTFKTVRAGISNEGNPSRINIIRTLRSAHARRIALSGSSRAKLREAKEELLRLKLEEPDNFGDIQEIEAEIEKLSARIHRVPFLDTFDLKYNLLIKQPNPSSKAVMFCLMDVSGSMTQATKDIAKRFFILLYLFLKRNYEKIDVVFIRHHTSAREVDEEEFFYSRETGGTIVSSALKLMQEIMAERYPSNEWNIYAAQASDGDNWNDDSPICRDILINQIMPFVQYYTYVEITPREHQALWFEYERIAEAFSDTFAQQQLVSAGDIYPVFRELFQRRLVT
- the rsmA gene encoding 16S rRNA (adenine(1518)-N(6)/adenine(1519)-N(6))-dimethyltransferase RsmA, which encodes MTEQYQHKARKRFGQNFLHDAGVIDRILRSIHAKAEDRLLEIGPGQGALTQGLLSSGAQLDVVELDKDLIPILNQQFAGKSNFNLHQGDALKFDFNSLNAAPGSLRVVGNLPYNISTPLIFHLLHNSHLIRDMHFMLQKEVVERLAAGPGGGDWGRLSIMVQYHCRVEHLFNVGPGAFNPPPKVDSAIVRLVPHAVLPHPAKDHRLLERVVREAFNQRRKTLRNTLKLLMSNAEIEAAGVDGSLRPEQLDLAAFVRLADKLSEQKPAAD